The segment TATTACCTGAAGAAAAACCCAGATATCTTATGGGTGTGGGTACCCCTGAGGATATATTGAATGGTATCAGTTTTGGGATCGATATGTTTGACTGCGTCATGCCCACAAGAAATGCCAGAAATGCTCTACTCTTTACATCAGAAGGGAGGCTTTCCATAAAAAGGGCTGATCTTGCTAAATCCGATGACCCCATTGATAAAAATTGCGATTGTTATACCTGTCGAAATTTTAGCCGGGGATACCTCAGACATCTTTACAAGGCAGGTGAAATATTGGCAATGAGGCTTAACACCATTCATAACCTTCACTTTTATATTTCTCTTGTAAAATCTGCAAGAAATGCTATAATTAACGGAAATTTTGAAGCATTTAAAAATGATATGCTATTAAAATTAAATCAAGGAGGCAACAATGTTTGAATCATTAGCTTATGCATCAAATGGAGCATCACAGGGAGGCAACCCATTGGCAGGTCTCATCCCCCTTATACTTATTTTCGGAGTATTTTATTTTCTGTTGATAAGACCCCAGCAAAAAAGGCAGAAAGAGCATATGAAATTGCTTGAATCATTAAAGGCTGGAGATGAAGTAATCACCACAGGTGGCATATATGGGAGGATCGATAGAGTTATCGATCAAAACACATTTGACGTGGAAATAGCAAAAAATGTGATAGTAAGAATGACCAAAAATGCAGTGGCTGGAAAAATAACCCAACAGACTTCAAATAATCAATAAATAGGAGCGCTTGATAATGCAGCTAAAGCTTAGATGGATTACTATATTGATTGTATTTGTAGTATCCCTATTTTTTATGTTCCCATTGGATAAGAGGATCAACCTGGGGCTTGATTTAAAAGGTGGTATGCATGTAATCCTTGGAGTGGAGACAGAAAAAGCTGTCCAGGCCAAAATCGACACATTAACGGGTCAGATCAGAAAAGAACTGAGGAACTCAAAGATAAACTTCGCCTTTGTTCAAAAAAACGAATCAGGAAAGATATCAATAGGTCTTTCCGATCCTGCCGAAAGGAACAAAGTAAAGGATCTCATATCAAAAAACTATCCTATACTTAAAGAAAGTGGCTTAAATAGTGACGAGAAAGTTATAGAGTTAAGTCTGGATACGGATGAAGTAAAACGGATAAAAGATTATGCGGTGGAACAGGCTGTTCAAGTTATTCGCAACAGAGTAGACCAATTTGGGGTAAATGAACCTGTAATACAAAGACAGGGTAAAGAACA is part of the Calditerrivibrio nitroreducens DSM 19672 genome and harbors:
- the yajC gene encoding preprotein translocase subunit YajC; this translates as MFESLAYASNGASQGGNPLAGLIPLILIFGVFYFLLIRPQQKRQKEHMKLLESLKAGDEVITTGGIYGRIDRVIDQNTFDVEIAKNVIVRMTKNAVAGKITQQTSNNQ